CTGCCGTGATTGTATTGttgattttaatcttttaattctCACTTGAGGTTTGATGATTTTATGTCAGGTGAGAAGGGTAGAAGGATTAGAGAGTTGACTTCTGTTGTTCAGAAACGATTCAAGTTTCCGGAGAACAGTGTGGAGCTCTATGCTGAGAAAGTTAACAACAGGGGTCTTTGCGCCATTGCACAGGCCGAGTCCCTGCGATACAAGCTCCTTGGAGGCCTTGCTGTTCGGAGGTAAATTAAAGAAAACTTATGTCGTGTCATGGTTTTACATAAAGTTTTATAAGATTTGGGTTTGCTTTGGGGCTTGGGCATGAAAATATGTTTTCCAGCTTATGTTGATGCAGGTGTCCTATTAATCTAATGTCATCTTTACAGCGAGTTGGTAACTTACAAACAATACTCTCTCGTGTCTGAGGATGACTATATTTTTTATTCCATCTAGATTTCTTAGGTCAAGGAAATGAAACATTCATATTCTTGGAAAACAAATTTAGATGGTAGATTTCATCGAATATATTTCTTATAGTTTTGTGTATGTAGCTACAATCCTCTTTGCACGGGCATTGATGCAGTACTATTATTTAGCCCCTCATCTGTTGCATGAAAGCCTGGGGGGGTGTGATCAGATGcccaaataaaatatttcaatggAGTTTGTCAGGCTTCTTGTGCTCAATTTAAGGTGCTTGGAGTTTGGAATATCCTCCAACATGTTTTACATTTCTATTTGCTTGAACAATGTATGCTGGTCTTGAAAGATTTAGTTTACTCCTGTAAGCTAAttgtcttttctttatttttcctcaTCTAGATGTAGAGAagttaattttagtgtttttgttTACCTAACTCTTAAGGATGTTCTCATGCTAGCATTTTAAGTCTTTGTTTTTCTAAATGAAATGAATGCCTGCATTCATTTATACCCCttgaaaaacaaacaaaagtccaagtagggtttttttttctttatttttcctcaTCTAGATGTAGAgaagttaattttattatttttgtttacctAACTCTTAAGGATGTTCTCATGctagtattttaagtctttgtttttctaaatgaaatgaatgcctgcatttgaaaaacaaacaaaagtCTAAGTAGGGTTTTTTGTTCTTTCTGGACCGTGGATAGGGCTTGCTATGGTGTTCTCAGATTTGTCATGGAGAGTGGAGCCAAGGGATGCGAGGTAAATCCAATAGCTTTTGTCATCCTTGATTCTAACTGGCTGCACCCAGGAATTTAGACATCATAGTTATATTTCTGGGATATGAACTCAGGTCATAGTGAGTGGAAAGCTCCGAGCTCAGCGTGCAAAGTCGATGAAGTTCAAGGATGGGTACATGATATCCTCTGGTCATCCTGTCAAGGAATATATTGATTCTGCTGTTAGACATGTCCTTCTTAGGCAGGTCAGTTGAAATGCTTATATTAGTTGCTTGGTATCTTGCTGCTATCATCTAACGGCTCAGTTTAGTGTAAAGATTTCTAACTCGAAGAGTGATCCTTTTTTGGTTTGTGTATTATTTGCAATATTTTCATTCTGGCTCACACAATCTTTTGTTGGATCGAGTCTTATTCTTGTGTTTGAAATGTATTCAGGGTGTGCTGGGTATCAAAGTTAAAATCATGCTGGATTGGGATCCAAAGGGCAAGCAGGGTCCAATGACCCCATTGCCTGATCTCGTCACCATCCACCCTCCCAAGGAAGAGGAAGAGTATACAGAAAAGAAAGACTTTGAACCGCTTGCTCCCCATGCCAATATCGAGGTTCCCGTTGTGGTTT
The genomic region above belongs to Gossypium hirsutum isolate 1008001.06 chromosome D05, Gossypium_hirsutum_v2.1, whole genome shotgun sequence and contains:
- the LOC107907043 gene encoding 40S ribosomal protein S3-3; amino-acid sequence: MAAQISKKRKFVADGVFYAELNEVLTRELAEDGYSGVEVRVTPMRTEIIIRATRTQNVLGEKGRRIRELTSVVQKRFKFPENSVELYAEKVNNRGLCAIAQAESLRYKLLGGLAVRRACYGVLRFVMESGAKGCEVIVSGKLRAQRAKSMKFKDGYMISSGHPVKEYIDSAVRHVLLRQGVLGIKVKIMLDWDPKGKQGPMTPLPDLVTIHPPKEEEEYTEKKDFEPLAPHANIEVPVVV